Proteins from a genomic interval of Fundulus heteroclitus isolate FHET01 chromosome 21, MU-UCD_Fhet_4.1, whole genome shotgun sequence:
- the mc4r gene encoding melanocortin receptor 4 — MNTTAQQGLIPGCLNRSLCLGTPPDKDFSGEEKDSSAGCYEQLLISTEVFLTLGIISLLENLLVVAAIIKNKNLHSPMYFFICSLAVADMLVSVSNASETIVIALINGGSLTIPVTLIKSMDNVFDSMICSSLLASICSLLAIAVDRYITIFYALRYHNIVTIRRAMLVIGSIWTCCTMSGILFIIYSESTTVLICLITMFFTMLVLMASLYVHMFLLARLHMKRIAALPGNAPIQQRANMKGAITLTILLGVFVVCWAPFFLHLILMITCPRNPYCTCFMSHFNMYLILIMCNSVIDPIIYAFRSQEMRKTFKEIFCCSQALLCLSLL; from the coding sequence ATGAACACCACAGCTCAGCAAGGATTGATCCCAGGCTGCCTGAACAGGAGTCTCTGTTTAGGAACTCCGCCAGACAAAGACTTCTCTGGAGAGGAGAAGGATTCCTCTGCTGGATGCTACGAGCAGCTGCTGATTTCCACGGAGGTGTTCCTCACTCTGGGCATCATCagcctgctggagaacctcctgGTTGTGGCTGCCATCATCAAAAACAAGAACCTTCACTCCCCGATGTACTTCTTCATCTGCAGCCTGGCAGTCGCCGACATGCTCGTCAGTGTCTCCAACGCCTCGGAGACTATCGTCATAGCGCTGATCAACGGAGGCAGCCTGACCATCCCCGTCACGCTGATCAAGAGCATGGACAACGTGTTTGACTCCATGATCTGCAGCTCTCTGCTGGCCTCCATCTGCAGCCTGCTCGCGATCGCCGTCGACCGCTACATCACCATCTTCTACGCGCTCCGATACCACAACATCGTCACCATCCGGCGAGCGATGCTGGTCATCGGCAGCATCTGGACCTGCTGCACCATGTCCGGCATCCTGTTCATCATCTACTCGGAGAGCACCACGGTGCTCATCTGCCTCATCACCATGTTCTTCACCATGCTGGTGCTCATGGCGTCGCTCTACGTGCACATGTTCCTGCTGGCGCGCCTGCACATGAAGCGCATCGCGGCCCTGCCGGGCAACGCGCCCATACAGCAGCGGGCCAACATGAAGGGCGCCATCACCCTCACCATCCTGCTGGGCGTGTTCGTGGTGTGCTGGGCCCCCTTCTTCCTGCACCTCATCCTCATGATCACCTGCCCCAGGAACCCCTACTGCACCTGCTTCATGTCCCATTTCAACATGTACCTCATCCTCATCATGTGCAACTCCGTCATCGACCCCATCATCTACGCCTTCCGCAGCCAGGAGATGAGGAAGACCTTCAAGGAGATTTTCTGCTGCTCGCAGGCTCTCTTGTGTCTGAGCCTTCTGTGA